The Setaria italica strain Yugu1 chromosome IX, Setaria_italica_v2.0, whole genome shotgun sequence genome has a window encoding:
- the LOC101766076 gene encoding serine/threonine-protein kinase Nek1 isoform X2, producing MDQYEVLEQIGKGAFGSALLVRHKLEKKKYVLKKIRLARQTDRTRRSAHQEMQLIATVRNPFIVEYKDSWVDKGCYVCIVIGYCEGGDMAEAIKRANDTHFSEEKLCQWLVQLLMALDYLHAHHILHRDVKCSNIFLTRDQNIRLGDFGLAKILTPDDLASSVVGTPSHMCPELLADIPYGNKSDIWSLGCCMYEMAALRPAFKAFDMQALINKITKSIVSPLPTRYSGAFRGLVRSMLRRSPEHRPSAAELLKHPHLQPYVLQVHLKSSPSRSMIHVHQSPSEKRMTFAGEPVYRSKGRRNSLGNERIVTLSKPSPERNSISSIPSIKDYTTTKGVKELSVDDSQVEEVTSKTVASRTSSIMRTPKTTPWKMMTTLKNRLEAPQASYDRTSHIEFSTTPVDNRSARLARRASLPLPVFETPKRSSISILEQLESPDVSVNSPRIDRIAEFPLASYEEPPFPSSNKPSVSSAHGSCSAASPATPSFVDRSITKDKCTAQTLRATAADNGRRSVAGDEEDDDSSTGRNNATAAAAAISSRGSSGSSRRRQQQQQQRCRFDTTSYQQRAEALEGLLEFSAQLLQQERYEELGVLLKPFGPDEKVSPRETAIWLTRSFKETGL from the exons ATGGATCAGTATGAAGTGCTGGAGCAGATCGGTAAAGGAGCATTTGGCTCTGCTCTGCTGGTCAGGCACaagctggagaagaagaa GTATGTGTTGAAAAAGATCCGGCTTGCACGTCAGACAGACCGCACTCGCCGGTCTGCCCACCAGGAG ATGCAGCTCATTGCTACAGTGAGGAATCCATTCATTGTGGAGTACAAGGATTCATGGGTGGATAAG GGTTGCTACGTTTGCATTGTTATAGGGTATTGCGAGGGAGGAGACAT GGCGGAAGCTATTAAAAGAGCTAATGATACCCACTTTTCTGAGGAG AAGCTTTGCCAGTGGCTAGTGCAGCTTCTCATGGCTCTTGACTATTTGCACGCACATCACATTCTTCACCGTGATGTGAAG TGCTCCAATATATTTCTAACCAGGGACCAGAATATAAGACTTG GAGACTTTGGGCTTGCGAAAATATTGACCCCTGATGACCTAGCATCTTCG GTTGTAGGAACACCGAGCCACATGTGCCCAGAACTTCTTGCTGATATACCTTATGGTAACAAATCTGATATTTGGTCACTAG GATGCTGCATGTATGAAATGGCTGCACTCAGACCTGCATTTAAAGCTTTC GATATGCAAGCCCTTATTAACAAGATTACCAAGTCGATTGTATCACCTTTGCCAACAAGATATTCCGGTGCATT TCGGGGACTCGTTAGGAGTATGCTGCGGAGAAGTCCAGAGCACAGGCCAAGT GCAGCTGAACTACTGAAACACCCGCATCTACAACCATACGTGCTGCAAGTGCATTTGAAATCTTCCCCTTCTCGCAGCATGATTCATGTCCATCAATCTCCAAGTGAAAAGAGAATGACATTCGCCGGAGAACCTGTTTACAGAAGCAAGGGCAGGAGGAACTCTTTGGGAAATGAAAGGATAGTAACCTTGAGCAAACCTTCTCCGGAGAGGAATTCCATCAGCTCTATTCCGAGCATAAAGGACTACACCACCACAAAGGGTGTCAAAGAGCTATCTGTTGATGACAGTCAGGTTGAGGAGGTTACTAGTAAAACCGTAGCATCAAGGACCTCGAGTATCATGAGGACCCCAAAGACAACTCCATGGAAGATGATGACAACTCTGAAGAACCGGCTAGAAGCTCCGCAAGCATCCTATGATAGGACAAGTCATATTGAG TTTTCAACAACACCAGTTGACAACAGGAGCGCTCGACTTGCCCGCAGGGCGTCGCTTCCTCTGCCGGTCTTCGAGACCCCCAAGCGCAGCAGCATCAGCATCCTGGAGCAGCTGGAGTCCCCTGACGTCTCCGTGAACTCGCCTCGCATCGACAGGATCGCCGAGTTCCCGCTCGCTTCCTACGAGGAGCCCCCGTTCCCGAGCAGCAACAAGCCCTCAGTATCATCCGCCCACGGGTCGTGCTCCGCGGCCAGTCCCGCCACGCCTTCGTTCGTGGACCGGTCCATCACCAAGGACAAGTGCACGGCCCAGACgctccgcgccaccgccgctgacAACGGCCGGAGGAgcgtcgccggcgacgaagaagacgacgactcGTCCACGGGCCGCAAcaacgccacggcggcggcggcggcgatctcgAGCCGCGGGTCGTCGGGATcgtcgaggcggcggcagcagcagcagcagcagcggtgcCGGTTCGACACGACGTCGTACCagcagcgggcggaggcgctggAGGGTCTGCTGGAGTTCAGcgcgcagctgctgcagcaggaGCGGTACGAGGAGCTGGGCGTCCTGCTGAAGCCGTTCGGCCCCGACGAGAAGGTGTCGCCCAGGGAGACGGCCATCTGGCTCACCAGGAGCTTCAAGGAGACGGGGTTGTAG
- the LOC101766076 gene encoding serine/threonine-protein kinase Nek1 isoform X1 — protein MDQYEVLEQIGKGAFGSALLVRHKLEKKKYVLKKIRLARQTDRTRRSAHQEMQLIATVRNPFIVEYKDSWVDKGCYVCIVIGYCEGGDMAEAIKRANDTHFSEEKLCQWLVQLLMALDYLHAHHILHRDVKCSNIFLTRDQNIRLGDFGLAKILTPDDLASSVVGTPSHMCPELLADIPYGNKSDIWSLGCCMYEMAALRPAFKAFDMQALINKITKSIVSPLPTRYSGAFRGLVRSMLRRSPEHRPSAAELLKHPHLQPYVLQVHLKSSPSRSMIHVHQSPSEKRMTFAGEPVYRSKGRRNSLGNERIVTLSKPSPERNSISSIPSIKDYTTTKGVKELSVDDSQVEEVTSKTVASRTSSIMRTPKTTPWKMMTTLKNRLEAPQASYDRTSHIEQFSTTPVDNRSARLARRASLPLPVFETPKRSSISILEQLESPDVSVNSPRIDRIAEFPLASYEEPPFPSSNKPSVSSAHGSCSAASPATPSFVDRSITKDKCTAQTLRATAADNGRRSVAGDEEDDDSSTGRNNATAAAAAISSRGSSGSSRRRQQQQQQRCRFDTTSYQQRAEALEGLLEFSAQLLQQERYEELGVLLKPFGPDEKVSPRETAIWLTRSFKETGL, from the exons ATGGATCAGTATGAAGTGCTGGAGCAGATCGGTAAAGGAGCATTTGGCTCTGCTCTGCTGGTCAGGCACaagctggagaagaagaa GTATGTGTTGAAAAAGATCCGGCTTGCACGTCAGACAGACCGCACTCGCCGGTCTGCCCACCAGGAG ATGCAGCTCATTGCTACAGTGAGGAATCCATTCATTGTGGAGTACAAGGATTCATGGGTGGATAAG GGTTGCTACGTTTGCATTGTTATAGGGTATTGCGAGGGAGGAGACAT GGCGGAAGCTATTAAAAGAGCTAATGATACCCACTTTTCTGAGGAG AAGCTTTGCCAGTGGCTAGTGCAGCTTCTCATGGCTCTTGACTATTTGCACGCACATCACATTCTTCACCGTGATGTGAAG TGCTCCAATATATTTCTAACCAGGGACCAGAATATAAGACTTG GAGACTTTGGGCTTGCGAAAATATTGACCCCTGATGACCTAGCATCTTCG GTTGTAGGAACACCGAGCCACATGTGCCCAGAACTTCTTGCTGATATACCTTATGGTAACAAATCTGATATTTGGTCACTAG GATGCTGCATGTATGAAATGGCTGCACTCAGACCTGCATTTAAAGCTTTC GATATGCAAGCCCTTATTAACAAGATTACCAAGTCGATTGTATCACCTTTGCCAACAAGATATTCCGGTGCATT TCGGGGACTCGTTAGGAGTATGCTGCGGAGAAGTCCAGAGCACAGGCCAAGT GCAGCTGAACTACTGAAACACCCGCATCTACAACCATACGTGCTGCAAGTGCATTTGAAATCTTCCCCTTCTCGCAGCATGATTCATGTCCATCAATCTCCAAGTGAAAAGAGAATGACATTCGCCGGAGAACCTGTTTACAGAAGCAAGGGCAGGAGGAACTCTTTGGGAAATGAAAGGATAGTAACCTTGAGCAAACCTTCTCCGGAGAGGAATTCCATCAGCTCTATTCCGAGCATAAAGGACTACACCACCACAAAGGGTGTCAAAGAGCTATCTGTTGATGACAGTCAGGTTGAGGAGGTTACTAGTAAAACCGTAGCATCAAGGACCTCGAGTATCATGAGGACCCCAAAGACAACTCCATGGAAGATGATGACAACTCTGAAGAACCGGCTAGAAGCTCCGCAAGCATCCTATGATAGGACAAGTCATATTGAG CAGTTTTCAACAACACCAGTTGACAACAGGAGCGCTCGACTTGCCCGCAGGGCGTCGCTTCCTCTGCCGGTCTTCGAGACCCCCAAGCGCAGCAGCATCAGCATCCTGGAGCAGCTGGAGTCCCCTGACGTCTCCGTGAACTCGCCTCGCATCGACAGGATCGCCGAGTTCCCGCTCGCTTCCTACGAGGAGCCCCCGTTCCCGAGCAGCAACAAGCCCTCAGTATCATCCGCCCACGGGTCGTGCTCCGCGGCCAGTCCCGCCACGCCTTCGTTCGTGGACCGGTCCATCACCAAGGACAAGTGCACGGCCCAGACgctccgcgccaccgccgctgacAACGGCCGGAGGAgcgtcgccggcgacgaagaagacgacgactcGTCCACGGGCCGCAAcaacgccacggcggcggcggcggcgatctcgAGCCGCGGGTCGTCGGGATcgtcgaggcggcggcagcagcagcagcagcagcggtgcCGGTTCGACACGACGTCGTACCagcagcgggcggaggcgctggAGGGTCTGCTGGAGTTCAGcgcgcagctgctgcagcaggaGCGGTACGAGGAGCTGGGCGTCCTGCTGAAGCCGTTCGGCCCCGACGAGAAGGTGTCGCCCAGGGAGACGGCCATCTGGCTCACCAGGAGCTTCAAGGAGACGGGGTTGTAG